In Metasolibacillus fluoroglycofenilyticus, a single genomic region encodes these proteins:
- the rplW gene encoding 50S ribosomal protein L23, with the protein MEARDIIKRPVITERSSELMAEKKYTFEVDTRANKTQVKDAVEEIFGVEVDKVNIMNYKGKFKRVGKYSGYTNKRRKAIVKLTADSKEIELF; encoded by the coding sequence ATGGAAGCACGTGATATCATTAAACGTCCGGTCATTACTGAGCGTTCTTCTGAATTAATGGCAGAGAAAAAGTATACTTTCGAAGTAGACACTCGCGCTAACAAAACACAAGTTAAAGACGCTGTTGAAGAAATCTTTGGTGTTGAAGTTGATAAAGTAAACATCATGAACTACAAAGGTAAATTCAAGCGCGTTGGTAAATACAGCGGCTACACTAACAAACGTCGTAAGGCAATTGTTAAATTAACTGCTGATTCAAAAGAAATCGAATTATTCTAA
- the rplC gene encoding 50S ribosomal protein L3, producing the protein MAKGILGRKIGMTQVFAENGDLIPVTVIEATPNVVLQKKTVETDGYEAVQIGFEDKRVKLSNKPEQGHVAKANTAPKRFIREFRNVSVEEYEVGQEVKVEIFAEGDVIDVTGVSKGKGFQGAIKRHGQSRGPMSHGSRYHRRVGSMGPVAPNRVFKQKKLPGQMGGNVVTIQNLEIIKVDAERNLLLVKGNVPGSRKSLVTVKSAIKSK; encoded by the coding sequence ATGGCTAAAGGAATCTTAGGTAGAAAAATCGGTATGACTCAAGTTTTCGCTGAGAACGGTGATTTAATCCCAGTAACAGTAATCGAAGCTACTCCAAACGTAGTTCTTCAAAAGAAAACAGTTGAAACTGATGGCTACGAAGCAGTTCAAATTGGTTTTGAAGATAAGCGCGTTAAGCTTTCAAACAAACCAGAACAAGGTCACGTAGCAAAAGCAAATACGGCTCCTAAGCGCTTCATTCGTGAATTCCGTAACGTAAGTGTGGAAGAGTACGAAGTTGGTCAAGAAGTCAAAGTAGAAATTTTCGCAGAAGGCGATGTAATTGATGTAACAGGTGTTTCGAAAGGTAAAGGTTTCCAAGGTGCAATTAAGCGTCACGGACAATCTCGTGGTCCTATGAGCCACGGTTCTCGTTATCACCGTCGCGTTGGTTCTATGGGTCCTGTTGCTCCGAACCGCGTATTCAAGCAAAAGAAATTACCTGGTCAAATGGGTGGCAACGTTGTAACAATCCAAAACCTTGAAATTATTAAGGTGGATGCAGAGCGTAACCTATTATTAGTTAAAGGTAATGTTCCTGGTTCTAGAAAATCATTAGTAACAGTTAAATCTGCTATTAAATCTAAATAA
- the rplB gene encoding 50S ribosomal protein L2: MAIKKYKPTSNGRRNMTSSDFAAITTNKPEKSLLAPKTRKAGRNNQGKITVRHHGGGHKKQYRVIDFKRVKDGIPGRVATIEYDPNRSANIALINYADGEKRYILAPKGLEVGQTIVSGPEADIKVGNALPLANIPMGTTIHNIELKPGKGGQLVRSAGTSAQVLGREGKYVIVRLQSGEVRLVLATCRATIGQVGNEQHELIHIGKAGRSRWLGKRPVVRGSVMNPNDHPHGGGEGRSPIGRKSPMTPWGKPALGYKTRKKKNKSSKFIIRGRKK, translated from the coding sequence ATGGCGATTAAAAAGTATAAACCAACCTCAAATGGTCGTCGTAACATGACGTCATCTGACTTTGCGGCAATTACTACTAATAAACCTGAAAAGTCTTTATTAGCTCCTAAAACACGCAAAGCTGGTCGTAATAACCAAGGTAAAATTACTGTTCGTCATCACGGTGGCGGTCATAAGAAGCAATACCGCGTAATCGATTTTAAACGTGTTAAAGATGGCATTCCAGGCCGCGTTGCTACAATCGAGTATGATCCAAACCGTTCTGCGAATATCGCATTAATCAACTATGCTGACGGTGAAAAACGTTATATCTTAGCTCCAAAAGGTCTTGAAGTAGGTCAAACGATCGTTTCTGGTCCAGAGGCAGATATTAAAGTAGGTAACGCATTACCATTAGCAAACATTCCAATGGGTACAACAATCCATAACATCGAGTTAAAACCTGGTAAAGGTGGACAATTAGTACGTTCTGCTGGTACTTCAGCACAAGTACTTGGACGTGAAGGTAAATACGTAATCGTTCGTCTTCAATCTGGTGAAGTTCGCTTAGTATTAGCTACTTGTCGTGCAACAATCGGTCAAGTTGGTAACGAGCAACACGAACTTATCCACATTGGTAAAGCAGGTCGTTCTCGTTGGTTAGGTAAACGCCCAGTAGTTCGTGGTTCTGTAATGAACCCTAACGATCACCCACACGGTGGTGGTGAAGGACGTTCTCCAATCGGACGTAAATCTCCAATGACACCATGGGGTAAACCAGCTCTTGGTTATAAAACACGTAAGAAGAAAAACAAATCTTCTAAATTTATCATTCGTGGACGTAAAAAATAA
- the rpsJ gene encoding 30S ribosomal protein S10 has protein sequence MAKQKIRIRLKAYDHRILDQSAEKIVETAKRSGASVSGPIPLPTERSVYTILRAVHKYKDSREQFEMRTHKRLIDIVNPTPQTVDALMKLDLPSGVDIEIKL, from the coding sequence ATGGCAAAACAAAAAATTCGTATTCGTTTAAAAGCGTATGATCACCGTATTCTTGATCAGTCTGCTGAGAAAATTGTTGAAACTGCTAAACGTTCAGGTGCAAGCGTATCGGGTCCGATTCCGCTACCAACGGAAAGATCTGTGTATACAATTCTTCGTGCGGTTCACAAGTACAAAGATTCTCGTGAGCAATTCGAAATGCGTACGCATAAACGTCTAATCGATATCGTTAACCCAACACCACAAACTGTTGATGCGTTAATGAAGCTTGATTTACCATCTGGCGTTGATATTGAAATCAAACTTTAA
- the rplD gene encoding 50S ribosomal protein L4, with protein MAKVSVLSQTGASVGEIELNDAIFGIEPNEAVLFDAVIAQRASLRQGNHKVKNRSEVAGGGRKPWRQKGTGRARQGSIRSPQWRGGGIVFGPTPRSYSYKLPKKVRRLALKSALSAKVVEQNFLVLDALTLNAPKTKDFAAILKALEINSKALFVTAELDENVALSARNIPGVTVLTANGINVLDLVGHDKVVFTKAAVEKVEEVLG; from the coding sequence ATGGCAAAAGTATCTGTACTTAGTCAAACAGGCGCTTCAGTTGGCGAAATCGAATTAAACGATGCGATTTTCGGAATCGAGCCAAACGAAGCTGTATTATTCGACGCAGTAATCGCACAACGCGCTTCTCTACGTCAAGGTAATCACAAAGTAAAAAACCGTTCTGAAGTTGCTGGTGGTGGTCGCAAGCCATGGCGTCAAAAAGGAACTGGTCGTGCTCGTCAAGGTTCGATCCGCTCTCCACAATGGCGCGGTGGTGGTATCGTATTCGGTCCAACTCCACGAAGCTATTCATATAAATTACCGAAGAAAGTTCGTCGCTTAGCTCTTAAATCAGCTTTATCAGCTAAAGTCGTAGAACAAAACTTCTTAGTGCTTGATGCATTAACTTTAAATGCACCAAAAACTAAAGATTTCGCTGCTATTTTAAAAGCATTAGAAATCAATTCAAAAGCATTATTCGTTACTGCTGAGTTAGATGAAAACGTAGCATTATCTGCTCGTAACATCCCAGGTGTAACTGTTTTAACAGCTAACGGAATCAACGTTCTTGATCTTGTAGGTCATGATAAAGTTGTATTCACAAAAGCTGCAGTAGAAAAAGTCGAGGAGGTGCTTGGATAA
- the rplV gene encoding 50S ribosomal protein L22 — MTQAKAIARTVRIAPRKVRLVVDLIRGKQIGEAVAILRHTPKAASPVVEKVLKSAVANAEHNYELDVNNLVVSEIFVDEGPTLKRFRPRAQGRASAINKRTSHITVVVSEKKEG; from the coding sequence ATGACACAAGCTAAAGCTATCGCTCGTACAGTTCGTATCGCTCCTCGTAAAGTACGTCTAGTAGTAGACTTAATCCGAGGCAAGCAAATCGGTGAAGCAGTTGCAATTTTACGTCATACTCCAAAAGCGGCGTCTCCAGTCGTTGAGAAAGTATTAAAATCTGCAGTTGCTAACGCTGAACATAACTATGAGTTAGATGTAAACAACTTAGTTGTATCTGAAATCTTTGTTGATGAAGGTCCAACATTAAAACGTTTCCGTCCACGTGCTCAAGGACGTGCAAGCGCAATTAATAAACGCACAAGCCACATTACAGTTGTGGTATCAGAGAAGAAGGAGGGTTAA
- the rpsS gene encoding 30S ribosomal protein S19 — protein sequence MGRSLKKGPFVDEHLMKKVEAQEASEKKQVIKTWSRRSTIFPNFIGQTIAVYDGRKHVPVYVTEDMVGHKLGEFAPTRTYKGHGADDKKTRR from the coding sequence ATGGGTCGCAGCTTGAAAAAAGGACCTTTTGTCGATGAACACCTTATGAAAAAGGTTGAAGCGCAAGAGGCTTCTGAGAAAAAACAAGTAATTAAAACTTGGTCTCGCCGTTCTACTATCTTCCCGAACTTTATCGGACAAACAATCGCTGTATATGATGGACGTAAACACGTTCCTGTATATGTGACAGAAGATATGGTAGGTCACAAATTAGGCGAGTTCGCACCGACACGTACTTACAAAGGTCACGGTGCAGACGATAAGAAAACAAGACGCTAA